A window of the Rhizobium viscosum genome harbors these coding sequences:
- a CDS encoding glycerol-3-phosphate dehydrogenase, with product MTEPEILDLFVIGGGINGAGIARDAAGRGLKVALCEKDDLAQGTSSRSGKLVHGGLRYLEYYEFRLVREALIEREVLLNAAPHIIWPMRFVLPHSPEDRPAWLVRLGLFLYDHLGGRKKLPGTRTLNLLRDPEGTPILDQYTRGFEYSDCWVDDARLVTLNAVSAAEKGALVFTRSPAVSARRENGQWTITTKSSTSGEMRTFRAKCLVNCAGPWVTDIINRVAGSNSSRNVRLVKGSHIIVPKFWAGANAYLVQNHDKRVIFINPYEGDKALIGTTDIAYEGRAEDVAAEEAEIDYLLKAVNRYFKEKLRRQDVLHSFSGVRPLFDDGKGNPSAVTRDYVFDLDETGGAPLLNVFGGKITTFRELAERGMQRLRHIFPNMGGDWTEKAPLPGGEMPNADYETFANSLRDSYPWMPRKLLHHYGRLYGTCTKNVVAGAADLQGLGRHFGGQLYEAEARYLAANEWAETAEDILYRRTKHYLHLSEAERAAFADWFASSHLAAA from the coding sequence ATGACCGAACCCGAAATCCTGGATCTTTTCGTCATCGGCGGTGGCATCAACGGCGCGGGAATTGCCCGCGATGCCGCCGGGCGCGGCTTGAAAGTCGCCCTATGCGAAAAGGACGACCTGGCGCAGGGCACCTCCTCCCGCTCGGGCAAGCTCGTGCATGGCGGCCTTCGTTATCTGGAATACTACGAATTCCGACTGGTGCGGGAGGCGCTGATCGAGCGCGAGGTGCTGCTCAACGCGGCTCCGCACATCATCTGGCCGATGCGTTTCGTGCTGCCGCACAGTCCCGAGGATCGCCCCGCCTGGCTCGTCCGGCTCGGCCTCTTTCTCTACGATCATCTCGGCGGTCGCAAAAAGTTGCCCGGCACCCGCACGCTCAATCTGCTGCGCGATCCCGAAGGCACACCCATACTCGACCAATATACGCGCGGTTTCGAATATTCGGATTGCTGGGTGGATGATGCCCGCCTCGTCACCTTGAATGCGGTGAGCGCGGCTGAGAAGGGCGCCCTCGTGTTCACCCGCTCGCCGGCAGTGTCTGCGCGTCGGGAAAACGGCCAATGGACGATCACGACGAAAAGCAGCACCAGCGGCGAGATGCGGACGTTCCGCGCCAAATGTCTCGTCAATTGCGCCGGCCCGTGGGTCACCGACATCATCAACCGCGTCGCCGGCTCCAATTCCAGCCGCAATGTGCGTCTCGTCAAGGGTAGCCACATCATCGTGCCGAAGTTCTGGGCCGGCGCCAATGCCTATCTGGTTCAGAACCACGACAAGCGGGTCATCTTCATCAACCCTTACGAGGGCGACAAGGCGCTGATCGGCACGACCGATATCGCCTATGAGGGCCGGGCCGAGGATGTGGCGGCCGAAGAGGCGGAAATCGACTATCTGCTGAAGGCGGTGAACCGCTATTTCAAGGAGAAGCTGCGCCGTCAGGATGTGCTGCACAGCTTCTCCGGCGTGCGCCCGCTGTTTGATGACGGCAAGGGCAATCCTTCGGCGGTGACTCGTGACTACGTGTTCGATCTTGACGAGACGGGGGGAGCGCCGCTTCTCAATGTCTTCGGCGGCAAGATCACGACGTTCAGAGAGCTTGCCGAACGTGGCATGCAGCGCCTCAGGCACATCTTCCCGAACATGGGCGGCGACTGGACGGAAAAGGCACCGCTGCCGGGCGGGGAAATGCCTAATGCCGACTACGAGACCTTCGCCAACAGCCTGCGTGACAGCTATCCCTGGATGCCGCGCAAGCTCCTCCATCACTATGGCCGTCTTTATGGCACGTGCACGAAGAACGTGGTTGCTGGTGCTGCGGACCTGCAAGGGCTCGGCCGCCATTTCGGCGGGCAGCTCTATGAGGCGGAGGCCCGTTATCTCGCCGCCAACGAATGGGCGGAGACGGCCGAGGACATCCTCTATCGCCGCACCAAGCACTACCTGCATCTGAGCGAGGCAGAGCGGGCAGCTTTTGCCGACTGGTTTGCTTCATCCCATCTTGCCGCCGCCTGA
- a CDS encoding sugar ABC transporter ATP-binding protein, with translation MSQPIATSRGLGEVVLAARNIAKSYGSVHALKGVNFDIRRGQVTTLFGENGAGKSTLMKILSGVVQPTSGEIILDGAPISFNSSTHARECGISIIHQELSLAPNLSVRDNIFMGREIIKSGVVDFAEEERQTRLLMEELEEEIDPLTKVEDLRLGQQQIVEIARALSVNSRILIMDEPTSALSATEVEVLFKVIHDLTNRGVSIVYISHHLEEALQITNHAVVLRDGTMTAYAQRKDIDLEWIVRNMVGDNFDLGSPPDGYQFGKPALSIDNLTVPGPSGSAFNSVDRLSLDVRAGEVVCIYGLMGAGRTELLECVAGRLRASGGAVRLEGQDVGHLSIAGRIASGLVLVPEDRQRDGLVQTMTVGSNLSLASIGAFTKGLFTSGRRERELVDASIRKVRVKTDGGEAAIGSLSGGNQQKVVIGKMLATDPKVILLDEPSRGIDIGAKAEVFKLLAERARQGLAVIYSTSEVNECLSIAHRIIVMHRGRISAEFGADVTKEKIMAASGEAVVAH, from the coding sequence ATGAGCCAGCCAATCGCCACATCAAGAGGCCTTGGCGAGGTCGTCCTAGCCGCCCGCAACATCGCCAAATCCTACGGTAGCGTGCATGCCCTCAAGGGCGTCAATTTCGATATCCGTCGCGGTCAGGTCACCACGCTTTTTGGTGAGAACGGCGCGGGCAAATCGACGCTGATGAAAATCCTTTCGGGCGTCGTCCAGCCGACGTCGGGTGAGATCATTCTCGACGGTGCGCCGATCAGCTTCAACTCTTCGACGCACGCGCGCGAATGCGGCATCTCGATCATTCACCAGGAGCTCAGCCTCGCGCCCAATCTCAGCGTGCGCGACAACATCTTCATGGGCCGTGAGATCATCAAGAGCGGCGTGGTCGACTTCGCGGAAGAAGAACGCCAGACGCGCCTCTTGATGGAGGAACTGGAAGAGGAGATCGATCCGCTGACCAAGGTGGAGGATCTTCGTCTCGGCCAGCAGCAGATCGTCGAAATAGCCCGGGCGCTATCCGTCAATTCGCGTATCCTGATCATGGACGAGCCGACTTCGGCGCTGAGCGCCACCGAAGTCGAGGTGCTTTTCAAGGTTATCCACGACCTGACCAATCGCGGCGTGTCGATCGTCTATATCTCGCATCATCTCGAGGAAGCGCTGCAGATCACCAACCACGCCGTCGTGCTGCGCGATGGCACCATGACCGCCTATGCGCAACGCAAGGACATCGATCTCGAATGGATCGTGCGAAACATGGTGGGCGATAACTTCGATCTCGGCAGCCCACCTGACGGCTATCAGTTCGGTAAACCTGCACTTTCGATCGACAATCTCACTGTTCCAGGTCCCTCGGGATCAGCCTTCAATTCCGTCGACCGCCTGTCGCTGGATGTGCGCGCCGGAGAGGTCGTCTGCATCTACGGTCTGATGGGCGCCGGCCGCACCGAGCTTCTGGAATGCGTGGCCGGACGGCTGCGCGCCAGCGGCGGCGCCGTGAGGCTTGAAGGCCAGGATGTCGGGCATCTGAGCATTGCCGGACGCATCGCAAGCGGCCTTGTGCTGGTGCCGGAGGATCGCCAACGCGACGGCCTCGTCCAGACGATGACGGTCGGCTCCAACCTCTCGCTCGCCAGCATCGGCGCCTTCACCAAGGGGCTGTTCACATCCGGCCGTCGCGAGCGCGAGCTTGTCGATGCCTCCATTCGCAAAGTCCGCGTCAAGACCGATGGCGGAGAGGCGGCCATCGGTTCGCTGTCGGGCGGCAATCAACAAAAGGTGGTCATCGGCAAGATGTTGGCGACCGACCCGAAGGTCATTCTTCTCGACGAGCCGAGCCGCGGCATCGACATCGGCGCCAAGGCGGAAGTCTTCAAGCTGCTGGCTGAACGCGCCCGGCAGGGTCTCGCCGTCATCTACTCGACGTCCGAAGTCAACGAATGCCTGAGCATCGCGCACCGTATCATCGTCATGCATCGCGGCCGCATCTCGGCTGAATTCGGTGCTGACGTAACCAAGGAAAAGATCATGGCCGCCTCCGGCGAAGCCGTGGTCGCGCACTAG
- a CDS encoding ABC transporter permease — protein MSVTDIAEKKTVPNGQKRNINLVRLILEGRAFFALIVIIAVFSFLSPYYFSLSNFLTMASHVAIFGILAIGMLLVILNGGIDLSVGSTLGLAGCIAGFLMQGVTLNAFGVILYPPVWAVVIITCTLGAVVGAVNGVLVAYLKVPAFVASLGVLYVARGVALLMTNGLTYNNLGGRPELGNTGFDWLGFNRLAGIPIGVIVLAVLAIICGIVLSRTAFGRWLYASGGNERAADLSGVPVKRVKVIVYVLSGVCAAIAGLVLSSQLTSAGPTAGTTYELTAIAAVVIGGAALTGGRGTVRGTMLGAFVIGFLSDGLVIIGVSAYWQTVFTGAVIVLAVLMNSIQYGRRTKSS, from the coding sequence ATGTCAGTCACTGATATCGCCGAAAAGAAGACAGTTCCCAACGGGCAAAAGCGCAACATCAACCTCGTGCGCCTGATCCTTGAAGGCCGCGCCTTCTTCGCGCTGATCGTCATCATCGCGGTCTTCTCGTTCCTGTCACCCTATTACTTCAGCCTGAGCAACTTCCTGACCATGGCCTCGCATGTCGCGATCTTCGGCATCCTGGCGATCGGCATGCTTCTAGTGATCCTGAATGGCGGTATCGATCTTTCGGTCGGCTCGACGCTCGGGCTTGCGGGTTGCATTGCCGGCTTTCTGATGCAGGGTGTGACGCTGAACGCCTTCGGCGTCATTCTCTATCCGCCGGTCTGGGCTGTCGTGATTATCACCTGCACCCTCGGTGCCGTCGTCGGCGCGGTCAACGGCGTGCTGGTTGCCTATCTGAAGGTACCCGCCTTCGTCGCCTCGCTCGGCGTGCTCTATGTCGCCCGGGGCGTCGCGCTGCTGATGACCAATGGCCTGACCTACAACAATCTCGGCGGCCGCCCCGAACTCGGCAATACCGGTTTCGACTGGCTCGGCTTCAACCGCCTCGCGGGCATTCCGATCGGTGTCATCGTGCTCGCCGTGCTTGCGATCATCTGCGGCATCGTCCTCAGCCGAACGGCGTTCGGCCGCTGGCTTTACGCCTCTGGCGGCAACGAACGCGCCGCCGATCTCTCGGGCGTGCCGGTCAAGCGCGTCAAGGTCATCGTCTACGTGCTTTCGGGCGTCTGCGCGGCAATTGCCGGTCTGGTCCTGTCGTCGCAGCTGACCTCCGCCGGCCCGACCGCCGGCACGACCTACGAATTGACGGCGATCGCAGCCGTCGTCATCGGGGGAGCGGCCCTGACCGGCGGGCGCGGCACCGTTCGCGGCACGATGCTCGGCGCCTTCGTGATCGGCTTCCTGTCGGACGGCCTCGTGATCATCGGCGTCTCGGCCTACTGGCAAACTGTCTTTACCGGCGCGGTCATCGTCCTCGCCGTCCTCATGAACAGCATCCAATACGGACGCCGGACAAAATCGTCCTGA
- a CDS encoding sugar phosphate isomerase/epimerase family protein yields MPLSLSLNTNPLVNRFADPDDLIETVARDLRIRDLQLTHEFINPSWQAPVIRRLTRQMKAALERTGVRVTSGMTGPYGRLNHFGHPDAEVRRYYVDWFKTFADITADLGGHSVGTQFAIFTYKDFDDASRREELTRIAIDCWCEVAEHARAAGLSYIFWEPMSIGREFGDTIESCLSLQARLTAADMAVPMWMMADIDHGDVTSANPDDYDPYAWARAVPKLSPIIHIKQSLMDKGGHRPFTAEFNAKGRIQPAPLLEAFAAGGANDNEICLELSFKEREPNDREVIAQIAESVAFWAPHIDTGAADLKI; encoded by the coding sequence ATGCCGCTTTCGCTTTCGCTGAATACCAATCCGTTGGTGAACCGTTTTGCCGACCCGGACGACCTGATCGAGACGGTGGCGCGAGACCTGCGCATCCGCGACCTCCAGCTGACGCATGAATTCATCAATCCGAGCTGGCAGGCCCCGGTCATCCGCCGCCTGACCCGCCAAATGAAAGCAGCGTTGGAGCGCACCGGCGTTCGCGTTACCTCGGGCATGACCGGACCTTATGGACGGCTGAACCATTTCGGGCATCCGGATGCCGAGGTCCGCCGCTATTACGTGGATTGGTTCAAGACCTTCGCCGACATTACCGCCGATCTCGGCGGGCATTCCGTAGGCACGCAATTTGCGATCTTCACCTACAAGGATTTCGACGACGCAAGCCGGCGCGAGGAGCTGACAAGGATTGCCATCGACTGCTGGTGCGAAGTCGCAGAGCATGCCAGGGCTGCCGGTCTTTCCTACATCTTCTGGGAGCCGATGAGCATCGGCCGTGAATTCGGCGACACGATCGAATCCTGCCTTTCGCTGCAGGCACGACTGACTGCCGCCGATATGGCGGTGCCGATGTGGATGATGGCAGATATCGACCATGGCGACGTCACCTCCGCCAATCCCGACGACTACGACCCCTATGCCTGGGCGCGGGCCGTACCGAAGCTGTCGCCGATCATCCATATCAAGCAGAGCCTGATGGACAAGGGCGGCCACCGGCCGTTCACGGCGGAATTCAATGCCAAAGGGCGGATTCAACCCGCCCCGTTGCTGGAGGCTTTCGCGGCAGGCGGTGCCAATGACAACGAGATCTGTCTCGAACTTTCCTTCAAGGAACGCGAGCCGAACGATCGCGAGGTTATCGCGCAGATTGCCGAAAGCGTCGCCTTTTGGGCGCCGCATATCGACACCGGCGCTGCGGACTTGAAGATATGA
- a CDS encoding DeoR/GlpR family DNA-binding transcription regulator — protein MTQKTNQGDELLDQLTSDSRQTRQVARRRMIAEAVMSEGSMRIEDLTDRFGISLMTAHRDVDELVSRGIFRKTRGIVTAAATNLIESSDVYRSSKQSAEKKVIAEAAMQFVEPGQAIFFDDSTTVLQMASHLSSKVPITAITNSLTLMNALTGMHDVTLLALGGQYYNWCNAFMGRMTINEIRGLRADIAFISMSAINEGIVLHQSPETVDTKRAMFDCSVKRILLADHTKFERRALHSFAALDEFDVVIVDDKTLPVHIDRMRSRDINVVVARTGSGRM, from the coding sequence GTGACACAGAAGACCAATCAGGGCGATGAGCTGTTGGACCAGCTGACCAGCGACAGCCGCCAGACGCGCCAGGTCGCGCGCCGGCGCATGATCGCGGAGGCCGTGATGAGCGAAGGTTCGATGCGCATCGAAGATCTGACAGATCGCTTCGGCATAAGCCTGATGACGGCGCATCGCGATGTGGACGAACTCGTAAGCCGCGGGATCTTCCGGAAAACACGCGGTATCGTTACGGCGGCGGCCACCAATCTTATTGAATCCAGCGATGTCTACCGTTCGAGCAAACAGTCGGCGGAAAAGAAAGTGATCGCCGAGGCTGCCATGCAGTTCGTCGAACCGGGACAGGCCATCTTTTTCGACGACTCGACCACTGTCCTGCAGATGGCGTCGCATCTCTCCTCGAAAGTGCCGATCACCGCCATCACCAATTCGCTGACATTGATGAATGCGCTGACCGGCATGCACGACGTTACCCTTCTGGCGCTTGGCGGCCAGTATTACAACTGGTGCAATGCCTTCATGGGACGCATGACGATCAACGAGATCAGAGGTTTGCGGGCGGATATCGCATTCATTTCCATGTCGGCCATCAACGAGGGCATCGTGCTGCATCAGTCGCCCGAAACCGTCGATACCAAGCGCGCCATGTTCGACTGTTCCGTCAAACGTATCCTGCTTGCCGATCACACCAAATTCGAACGGCGCGCGCTCCACAGCTTCGCGGCGCTTGATGAATTCGACGTCGTCATCGTCGACGACAAGACCCTCCCTGTTCACATCGACCGGATGCGGTCCAGGGATATCAACGTCGTCGTTGCCAGGACCGGCAGCGGACGCATGTGA
- a CDS encoding FGGY-family carbohydrate kinase has product MPSLLGIDSGLTVTKAVIFDIDGTPIAVARRRVTQLIPRPRFVERDMHELWTATAEAIREAVALSGRPASDIQAVAATAHGDGVYVLDEAREPLGSGIVSLDSRAGDIIDRWTDNKVADEAIALTGQVPHVSAPSALLAWIRDHEPERFARIGHIMSCKDWLRFCFTGTVGTDRTEASTSFTDVRTQDYSEDALRLFGLQALARTLPPASRSDEIVGRITADAAHLTGLVEGTPVAAGLHDVTASALGAGGYADGVVAVIAGTYSINETQSFEPRVDRRWFCRNGIAPGVWNSMSISPASSANYEWFIEKLCGREWTDCEAKGTSIHALLASEIDAAFDRPSPVLFHPYLFGSPYGASASASFFGLGGWHDRGDMLRAVMEGIAFNHRIHVDALRDGFAFKEARLAGGVSRNPAVAQMFADVLAMPVTVTGTDEAAAWGAAICAGAAAGLYPDPQRAPKTDKQGKTCEPDAARSADYEKRYRLFLEIAETMTPLWPKIAGLARDSAAAAAV; this is encoded by the coding sequence ATGCCGAGCCTTCTCGGGATCGATAGTGGACTGACCGTCACGAAGGCCGTCATTTTCGATATCGACGGCACGCCGATCGCCGTCGCCCGGCGCCGCGTTACCCAGCTCATCCCGAGGCCACGTTTCGTAGAACGGGATATGCACGAATTGTGGACCGCAACGGCCGAGGCGATCCGCGAGGCGGTCGCCCTCAGCGGCCGTCCGGCAAGCGATATCCAGGCCGTGGCGGCGACGGCGCATGGCGACGGCGTTTATGTGCTGGATGAGGCCCGGGAGCCGCTTGGCAGCGGCATCGTATCGCTGGACAGCCGGGCGGGCGATATCATCGATCGATGGACCGACAACAAGGTTGCCGACGAGGCGATCGCTCTCACAGGTCAGGTGCCGCACGTCTCCGCCCCCTCGGCGCTGCTCGCCTGGATCCGGGACCATGAGCCGGAACGGTTTGCACGTATCGGCCATATCATGAGCTGCAAGGACTGGCTCCGATTTTGCTTCACCGGCACCGTTGGTACCGATCGCACCGAAGCTAGTACCTCATTCACCGATGTCAGGACACAAGACTATAGCGAGGACGCCCTGCGCCTCTTCGGTCTGCAGGCGCTTGCCAGAACTTTACCGCCAGCCTCGCGCTCGGATGAAATCGTTGGACGAATAACAGCCGACGCAGCGCACTTGACCGGCCTCGTGGAAGGCACGCCCGTGGCTGCCGGATTGCATGACGTGACCGCTTCGGCACTCGGTGCGGGTGGTTATGCCGATGGTGTCGTCGCCGTCATTGCCGGCACCTATTCGATCAACGAGACGCAGTCTTTCGAACCCCGCGTCGATCGACGCTGGTTCTGCCGCAATGGAATTGCGCCGGGCGTCTGGAACAGCATGTCGATTTCGCCTGCATCGAGCGCGAACTACGAATGGTTCATCGAAAAACTCTGCGGCCGCGAATGGACAGACTGCGAAGCCAAGGGCACGTCCATTCACGCTTTGCTGGCATCCGAGATCGACGCGGCTTTTGACCGGCCATCGCCCGTGCTTTTCCATCCCTATCTCTTCGGCTCGCCCTACGGCGCATCGGCAAGCGCAAGCTTCTTCGGGCTCGGCGGCTGGCATGATCGCGGCGACATGCTGCGGGCCGTCATGGAGGGCATCGCATTCAACCATCGCATCCATGTCGACGCGCTGCGCGACGGTTTCGCCTTCAAGGAAGCACGGCTTGCCGGCGGCGTGTCACGCAATCCCGCAGTCGCGCAGATGTTTGCCGATGTGCTTGCGATGCCGGTGACAGTGACCGGCACCGATGAGGCCGCGGCCTGGGGCGCCGCCATCTGTGCCGGCGCAGCCGCAGGTCTTTACCCGGACCCACAGAGAGCTCCAAAAACGGACAAGCAAGGCAAGACCTGCGAGCCGGACGCCGCCCGCAGCGCCGATTATGAAAAGCGCTACCGGCTTTTCCTCGAAATTGCAGAAACAATGACGCCGCTTTGGCCGAAGATCGCCGGCCTTGCGCGGGACAGTGCGGCAGCGGCCGCAGTTTAG
- a CDS encoding FGGY-family carbohydrate kinase: MDVSRQVIIGIDAGTSVIKAVAFDLSGRQIAAASVRNKYSSGSDGSATQSLAQTWQDCVGALRGLGEKVEGLASRTASIAVTGQGDGTWLVGSGNQPVADAWLWLDARAAPTVVSLAGQEADRARFEQTGTGLNTCQQGAQLAHMDRVAPELLDRAETALHCKDWLYLNFTGVRATDPSEASFTFGDFRTRQYSPVAIDALGLTRRRTLLPEIVDGTEISHPLTAEAAQACGLLAGTPVSLGYVDMVMTALGAGVRSGGRNAACSTIGSTGVHLRAKPVANVHLNREGTGYVIALPIPDTVTQVQTNMGATINIDWLLEMAAYLMAEAGKPATHAELVARIDRWFFESQPGSVVYHPYISEAGERGPFVNAQARAGFSGLSVRHGFPDLVRAVVEGLALATRDCYAAMGEMPEELRVTGGAVRSSALRRSLTASLKAPIRLSLREETGAAGAAMMAAVAIGAYRTMDDCIGDWVTPLLGEAEQPIGDEAARFDLLFSAYADIRRAMPAAWEALARAAAMPSAK, encoded by the coding sequence ATGGACGTCAGCCGCCAAGTCATCATTGGTATCGATGCGGGAACCTCAGTCATCAAGGCGGTTGCCTTCGACCTTTCCGGCCGCCAGATCGCCGCAGCGTCCGTTCGCAACAAATATTCAAGCGGCAGCGATGGTTCGGCCACGCAATCGCTCGCGCAGACATGGCAGGATTGCGTCGGCGCGCTTCGCGGCCTTGGCGAGAAGGTTGAGGGTCTTGCATCGCGCACCGCATCGATCGCGGTGACGGGGCAGGGAGACGGAACATGGTTGGTCGGTTCCGGAAATCAGCCTGTCGCCGATGCCTGGCTTTGGCTCGATGCCCGCGCCGCGCCGACTGTGGTGTCACTTGCCGGTCAGGAAGCAGACAGGGCGCGTTTCGAGCAGACGGGCACGGGACTGAATACCTGCCAGCAGGGCGCGCAGCTCGCCCATATGGATCGGGTGGCGCCGGAGCTCCTGGACCGGGCGGAAACTGCGTTGCACTGCAAGGACTGGCTCTATCTCAATTTTACCGGCGTGCGGGCGACCGACCCTTCGGAGGCAAGCTTTACCTTTGGTGATTTCAGAACCCGGCAGTATTCGCCCGTTGCCATTGACGCGCTCGGGTTGACGCGCCGCCGCACGCTTCTGCCGGAGATCGTCGATGGAACCGAGATCAGCCATCCGCTGACGGCCGAAGCGGCGCAGGCCTGCGGCCTGCTGGCCGGCACGCCTGTCAGTCTTGGCTACGTCGACATGGTGATGACCGCGCTCGGCGCCGGTGTTCGCAGCGGTGGGCGCAACGCAGCCTGTTCGACGATCGGTTCGACCGGCGTGCATCTGCGCGCAAAGCCGGTGGCCAATGTCCATCTCAACCGCGAGGGCACGGGCTATGTCATCGCGCTGCCGATCCCTGATACCGTTACCCAAGTGCAGACCAATATGGGTGCGACGATCAATATCGACTGGCTGCTGGAGATGGCTGCCTACTTGATGGCGGAGGCGGGAAAACCTGCCACTCACGCAGAGCTCGTCGCCAGGATCGACCGTTGGTTTTTCGAAAGCCAGCCCGGATCGGTTGTCTATCATCCCTATATTTCCGAGGCCGGAGAGCGTGGCCCCTTCGTCAATGCCCAGGCCCGGGCAGGCTTTTCTGGTCTTTCGGTTCGCCACGGGTTTCCAGACCTCGTTCGCGCGGTTGTCGAAGGTCTGGCGCTGGCGACGCGCGATTGTTACGCGGCCATGGGCGAGATGCCGGAAGAGCTACGCGTCACCGGCGGCGCCGTGCGCTCGAGTGCGCTCCGCCGTTCGCTCACCGCCTCGCTCAAGGCGCCGATCCGCCTGTCCCTTCGCGAAGAGACTGGGGCGGCAGGTGCTGCGATGATGGCGGCTGTGGCGATCGGCGCCTACAGGACCATGGACGATTGCATCGGCGACTGGGTCACGCCACTGCTCGGCGAGGCCGAACAGCCAATCGGCGACGAAGCCGCCCGTTTCGATCTGCTTTTTTCCGCCTACGCCGATATCCGAAGGGCCATGCCCGCTGCCTGGGAGGCATTGGCCAGAGCCGCGGCGATGCCGTCCGCAAAATGA
- a CDS encoding D-ribose ABC transporter substrate-binding protein gives MFKKGMRILLAAAAVAPIFVSSAWAAGQMTIIVNDPSNPYWLTEGNVAKATAEKLGYTATVSAHKGDTNTESNLIDTAITNKSVAIILDPANADGSVGAVKKAVAAGIPVILVNAEINQEGLAKAQLVSNNAQGAAIGAQQWVEAVGDKGKYAELFGAPSDNNAATRSNGYETVLTQYPDLKKVAQEVANWDRTQGHNKMQSILQANPDIIGVISGNDEMALGAIAALKEAGKLANVKVGGFDGSPDAVAAIKAGELQYTVLQPVAVFSEEAVKQADNVIKTGSTGAKSEKQLFDCLLITKDNIDKYTGPFVLAQ, from the coding sequence ATGTTTAAGAAAGGCATGCGCATTCTTCTGGCAGCCGCGGCTGTCGCCCCGATCTTCGTCAGCTCCGCCTGGGCGGCAGGCCAGATGACGATCATCGTCAATGATCCGTCCAACCCCTACTGGCTGACGGAAGGCAATGTCGCCAAGGCAACAGCCGAAAAGCTCGGCTACACGGCAACGGTCAGCGCGCACAAGGGCGACACCAACACCGAAAGCAACCTGATCGACACCGCCATCACCAACAAGTCGGTCGCCATCATCCTCGACCCGGCCAATGCCGACGGCTCGGTCGGAGCGGTGAAGAAGGCGGTTGCTGCAGGGATCCCCGTCATTCTCGTCAATGCTGAGATCAACCAGGAAGGCCTTGCCAAGGCACAGCTCGTTTCAAACAATGCCCAGGGTGCCGCGATCGGCGCGCAGCAATGGGTCGAAGCAGTCGGCGACAAGGGCAAATATGCCGAGCTTTTCGGCGCGCCGTCCGACAACAACGCCGCCACCCGCTCTAACGGATACGAGACCGTTCTGACCCAGTATCCCGACCTTAAGAAGGTCGCCCAGGAAGTCGCCAATTGGGACCGCACCCAGGGCCACAACAAGATGCAGTCCATATTGCAGGCCAATCCCGACATCATCGGCGTGATCTCCGGCAATGACGAAATGGCTCTCGGTGCGATCGCCGCCCTGAAGGAAGCTGGCAAGCTCGCCAACGTGAAGGTCGGTGGCTTCGACGGTTCGCCGGATGCGGTCGCCGCGATCAAGGCGGGCGAATTGCAATACACCGTCCTTCAGCCCGTCGCCGTCTTCTCCGAAGAGGCCGTCAAGCAGGCTGACAACGTCATCAAGACGGGCAGCACCGGTGCCAAGAGTGAAAAGCAGCTGTTCGATTGCCTGCTTATTACCAAGGACAATATCGACAAGTACACCGGCCCGTTCGTTCTGGCCCAGTAA
- a CDS encoding DUF2291 family protein produces MNTQPAHAASASAKGNLKIIVTAVAAIVVIGAIALDTTVVKIGSEEDVRQQAFSPETFGAEQFPKIQADVEKRAVAAIDLATAIAADKKAAGEKYGIATSTGPVIPVTLTGTFGERKSNTNEMKIDGLPPETVVRVQTGPAVNGTDLRDATGTIQFGQFTNQIQYQDAGSAINNEMKKAVFAGLDPDQLDGKTATVVGVFKLINPKNWLVTPVEVNVK; encoded by the coding sequence ATGAATACTCAGCCCGCCCACGCAGCCTCCGCGTCAGCCAAAGGCAACTTGAAGATCATCGTCACCGCCGTTGCGGCAATCGTGGTCATCGGCGCCATCGCGCTCGATACCACGGTTGTGAAGATCGGCTCGGAAGAAGACGTTAGGCAGCAGGCATTTTCTCCGGAAACCTTTGGCGCGGAGCAGTTCCCGAAAATCCAGGCGGATGTCGAGAAGCGAGCGGTGGCTGCGATTGACCTGGCGACGGCGATCGCCGCCGACAAGAAGGCGGCGGGCGAGAAATACGGCATTGCCACGAGTACAGGCCCGGTCATCCCGGTGACACTGACCGGCACTTTCGGTGAACGCAAATCCAATACCAACGAAATGAAGATCGACGGCCTTCCCCCCGAGACGGTGGTCCGTGTCCAGACCGGCCCTGCGGTCAATGGCACGGACCTCCGCGATGCCACAGGCACGATCCAATTCGGCCAGTTCACCAATCAGATCCAGTATCAGGACGCCGGCTCGGCCATCAACAACGAGATGAAGAAAGCCGTATTCGCCGGCCTTGATCCGGATCAGCTCGATGGCAAGACGGCAACCGTTGTCGGCGTCTTCAAACTCATCAACCCGAAAAACTGGCTCGTAACCCCGGTCGAGGTCAACGTCAAATGA